Proteins found in one Thermoanaerobacterales bacterium genomic segment:
- a CDS encoding sigma-70 family RNA polymerase sigma factor has protein sequence MDTLDRRAKEKIILDLFRTFAQNILAVAYYVVQDHALAEDIVQETFLTAMDKLYQLNDLNKAGGWLKRIAINKAYSEMRKRQRTFPQPVPWVTDDSSVEDTLIAKEEALLVCEALDRLSGEHQMVLFLKYFRGLTVKEIAAALNAPEATVKSRLQRSRELFYRHYHRKAGVQG, from the coding sequence ATGGACACGCTTGATCGACGTGCCAAAGAAAAGATCATACTCGACCTCTTCAGAACGTTCGCCCAGAACATCCTGGCCGTGGCGTATTATGTCGTTCAAGACCATGCTTTAGCCGAGGATATCGTGCAGGAAACCTTCTTAACGGCCATGGATAAACTTTATCAGCTCAATGACCTCAATAAGGCCGGCGGCTGGCTGAAGCGGATCGCTATTAATAAGGCCTACTCCGAGATGCGAAAGCGACAGCGCACCTTCCCGCAGCCCGTTCCCTGGGTGACCGATGACAGCAGCGTTGAAGATACCTTGATTGCCAAAGAAGAAGCCCTGCTGGTCTGCGAAGCGCTCGACCGTCTGTCCGGAGAACACCAGATGGTACTGTTTCTCAAATACTTCAGGGGGCTGACCGTTAAGGAGATCGCGGCGGCTCTAAATGCTCCAGAGGCTACGGTAAAGTCCCGGCTCCAGAGAAGCCGTGAACTCTTTTACCGCCACTACCACAGAAAGG